The Prunus dulcis chromosome 3, ALMONDv2, whole genome shotgun sequence genome segment gagaaagagaaagatgcggaagcagagaaagaaaaagatgcaGACGTTGAGAATGATGATAAGAAAACTCAAGGCGAGgagaaaaatgaagagaaaaatgtTGTAACAGAGGATAAAGCTGCTACTGAGATAACtgaaaacaacaaagaagaGGTGCCACAAGCAGGGGAAGAACAAGCGAATGGAACTTGCGGCAAAAAACAGGATGAAACAGCTGCTGTGACTGTGGAAGAAAATGGGGCTGCGGAGAAAGAGAATGTGGATGCAGCAGCACCTGATACGGAGGGAGAGATCAAAGGGAATAATGATGCAGCAGAGAACGGTGGAAAATGCAATGCTGAAGCTGACGAGAAAATCAAGACCAAGGATGGGGAGGTTGTTGAAAATGGCAAGGCTGAGCAAGTGGTGCAAGCTGATGCCCCACAAAATCTACAGACCCCTCCATTGAGCAGCTGAACGTATCTACCACCTTTCTAGTGAGCTGTTGAATGTGCTGTACTACCATTTATCACACTTAGGATTCTGTGACATCCATTTAACCCTTTATTTTGCGCCTTCCCTTGTTACAGTAACTCTGGGAGTTGTGGATGATATAATGTTGTCAATGTTAGAATGTAATTGTATGTAGGGAACAGACCGGTCTGGTAGAAGATTAGGTCTTGTAGTTTCTGCAGCAATAGTTATGCAGTAGCTTAGATTGTAGAATGTAAGAGATCCTTACTGGGCCGGctgctttttatttgttgtagATGGTCATCAAGTGCACTTCGTTTGTTACCTTGTTACTTTGTTAATGTGGCTAAAGTTTTAAATGTCCTGGGCGGCTTGTGTTTCTCAAAATTGAGTGCTATTTTGAGCTCTCTGGTTTTGGACGAATATGTTTCTTTGCAGTCCGATCAATAAGAGAGACGATGATGAGTAGGTATAAGATTATTCTGCAGTTTCATTATGTTATGCAGTCTGGGAAAGATCCGAGAGCATGGTGGAAAACAGAGAACTTTTAATTAGCTCCAGCTTATTAAAAGTtctaatatataattttttattataatttgtgTAACAGAAATATCAAGTAGCTATGAACAATATACCAAACAATAGCTGTGAATTACATGATTCTTAGCCTTTAATTTATTACTATCATGATTATTAGTTGTTGCTGATGTCCTGAGTAGTAATGAACAATATGCCAACGGAATCTAATTCAGTGAAAAATGACCTTGAGTTACCGGTGGTTTTAGGTTCGAACTCATTTGGCAtttggtagtgtgtgtgtgtgtgaaaaaccCTCCGTATccttatagtttagactattgtTTGTATTAAATAATAAGACATTATGAATTTCAAATGCCCCCTCTTAATTGAAATAAATCACAAATCTTAGAGTGTTTTGCTCATAATTTAATGACCTATTtttctctgaaattttttatttttattttttaaagggaAGCCTTGGAATTTGGTTTGTAAGGACCTTTgctatgtaattttattttgcaagCATCAATACTTTTTCTTAATCATacttatggtttttttttccttttttttttttttctgcccaCAGTGAATCTTGAAGCATGGACGTCCAAAAGGCTTATAATTGTGGCCACTAACATATTATGTTCAAACCTTTTGCATACATCGGtactttttctcctttctcaCGAAAGGTATATTGAACCATCGATCCTAAAGCCTATGACAAAGAGAAAGAGCCTTTTcaagaaacagagaaaataCCCAGatggaaacaaaacaaaaccagaaaGTGGAAAAGGTATACTTTGAGTTTGAAAAAGACAGTTAAAAGTGAGAGTAAAGTAAGAATCTATTCTATGCTCCTCCACCAAAAAACATTTTGCCACCTTTGCATTAAGGTTAAGAATCTTGCATTCTTTGTTCACAGAATCACATCCTTCGGACATCATCTCTGGACTTAAGGAAGGCTAAGAATCTTGGATCTACGGCCTGCCTGAAGCAAAAGTATTGCCTCATCCCAAGGATTGCTTACGCCAGTATCTCGGTTGAGGTTGCCGTTGTTGGTGGGTTACATAACATTATTATTAGGTCATCTCCACTTCCTCTCTACAAATTGAATGCTCCTTCATTGTTAGTAGAACCAGAAAACAAATGGAGCTCTCTTATCTCTGCTTCCTTCTTGTCTTCTCCACCACTACATTTCTCAATGGTAACTACTTCTTCCACTATTTGCTTGAACTTTTAATGTCAAGTAGGCTTTTCGATGAATTGTATAGTCACTTATATTGACTTAACATTTgctttcttcttattttctcTTCTAATTTGCTTagtatttttaaattttaaattatgtgTTCAAGTGTCTCATGTGTATTGAAGTATTTGGATAACAGTCTTTGTCTGATGAACGTTTGTATCTTTCTGTTCAGTGGATGCATCTTTTACAGGAACATATGGAGTAAACTATGGCCGGATCGCTGACAATATACCTTCACCTCACAGTGTGGTAACACTTCTCAAAGCAGCAAAGATCAAGAACATCAGGATATACGACGCTGATCACGAAGTCCTCACCGCTTTCAAGGGATCGGGGATTCAAATAATTGTGGGACTTGGAAATGATCTCCTGAAAGACATCAGTGTAGCCGAGGATCGTGCCATGGATTGGATAAATGAAAATGTGCAGCCATACATTCCTGGAACTCACATTTCCGGAATAGCAGTGGGGAATGAGATCTTGGGGGGCACTGATGTGGAACTCTGGGAGGCCTTGTTGCCTGCTGCCAAGAATGTTTACAGCGCGCTTCAAAGGCTTGGTTTGGCAAAATCCATTGAGGTCTCAAGTCCACATTCAGAGGCTGTGTTTGCCAATTCTTACCCACCATCTGCCTGCATTTTCAGGGAAGATGTTGCTCAATACATAAAGCCGCTTTTGGAGTTCTTCTCACAGATCAATTCCCCTTTCTATATAAATGCATATCCATTTCTGGCCTACAAGAGTGATCCTGAGCACATTGACCTCAACTATgctctctttaaaaaaaatgctgGGATTCAGGACACAAAGACTAACCTGCACTACGACAACATGTTCGACGCCATGGTTGATGCAGCTTATTTTGCTCTGGAGAAGGCTGGATTTGAGAAGACAGAGGTTATTGTTTCTGAAACTGGTTGGGCATCTAAAGGGGACGAAAATGAAGCAGGAGCAGATCCCAAAAGTGCCAGGACTTACAACTACAACTTACGCAAACGGctaatgaagaagaaggggacGCCTCATAGGCCAAAGATGGTAGTGAAAGCTTACATCTTTGCTTTGTTCAATGAGAATTTGAAGCCGGGGCCAACGTCTGAGAGGAACTTCGGATTGTTCAAAGCTGATGGGAGCATTTCTTATGACATTGGGTTCACTGGACTTGTAGGTCCTTCTGCAGCATCCTCATCTCTCCTTAATTACAAGGTATGAGTTTCATATAATTGTCAAACAGTTCTCTGATTTTCCAGTGTGTGTTTGTTCTAATTATTTATCTAAAATGTTGGGTTTCAGGGTCTTGGACTTCGAGGCTGGTTTCAATCTTCACATACGTGGGTTTTCACAAGTTGTGCTGCTGTTCTGTTTTTAATGTTAACATGATAGTTAGGCTTATGATCAACAGCTGAAGGAAGTGTTTCAGGTTCCTAATGTTGTAAAATCTCTCCATGTATAGccaattcattttcttttcttacatTATGATTCATTGTAATTCATTAACAGTACAATTCCTGACGGCCTTTTTTAACAAATAATATTCCAGCAGTTTGCAATACTCtgtctttctgttttttctttgttaccCTATTTTTGGCTACCCCATAACCTATccttaattttaaataatctTATTATCGGAATCTAAAAACTAATGAGGTTCGcatattttatgatttcttATGTGTTAGTAAACGTAGAGAATTCATGAATTGAAACAAATCAAACGAACTAGATTTGGCCTTTCGATTGGTTACTAATAAATTGTAGGCTCCATTTGAATGGAAGGATTCCAAATATATTGATCAAGATGACATTACAAGGtaaacttgtttgtttggaCTAGTACAATTCATGTATgtgtattcaattgagattttaacaTATTGtaattacataattttaaTGTAATGGATTTCAACCGAATTTgtaattatatgattttacttatgattttaatagattgcaattacatgattttacttatgattttattaacttaggattttacttatgattttaatagattaCAATTACAGGATTTTACTTTATATTTCTATAggagcatttttgctcaccgCATTAACCAAAGGTGTATGCTCACCACCACCCTTAAAAGGTGCCTGCCTCATCCTTCTCAGAATATCTTCTTTTGCAGCGCACTAGTACTAGTAACCAACCAGCCACACcaatcaaaaatcaaagagGGAAGCTTTAAGCTTTGAAATTGGGAGTAGGACTAAGAGCaagaaattttgtattttcttttgttagatTTTGATTGATTCATAATTTGGTGGTTTATTGGATTTGGAAGattttagttttgagtttaGGGGTAGCCAAATCATATGGAGGAAGATGAGATGGATTCGTTGTTTGAAGGGATGATGTTGTTTACCCCTAACAATACAATAATAATCACTCTGTTGTCTTAAGAAAAGTGGTGGTTGTTTTTCTGGGGGAAAAAAATGGTGGCTTACTGTACACTAAGGAAGAGAGGAGAGTTCGGGAAAGAGGAGAAAGAGGGTTCAGGTGAGGGaggaggaaagaaagaaaaataataataaaggaaGAGGGAAAGGAGGAAAGGGGGAGTGTGCTGTGATGTGGGCCCTTTATTGTCTCtcttatgattttttttttttaaaatactaaaAGGCATGAAAAAATAGTGGCGTAAAAGTATGAGGGCATATATGAGAATCATGCATATGAGTGTGATTTGTTATGTGATTTGGTATGTATATCACACGCTCAAAAGTCTCACACAATACACTATTTAATGAAATACATTAAAATCAGTAAGTTTTTGAATACTAGAGtactttttattatcttttaaaaGTCCTAATTGAATATCACCGGACTTGTACtgattatttaaaaatcttaattgaataccaccAGACTTTTATTGATTACttaaaaatcctaattgaataccactGTACTTTTAAGCTTCAAAATAATCcattaaaatcataattgaatacaccctcATTTACCAAGGTTTGGTGTTCCACTTTACCCCTTACCTTTCCatccaaaaaattgttaaaattgatgaCATGATTGGATATTATAGTACTTTCGTACATATGGGTTATTTCACACCAATCTGGGTGATGTGGCCAAGTGGGCCCCATCTCCAACATGtacaaacaaataataaaattgatttacctttaaataatttaacaaATTATAAATTCAATTACTTCTCTCCTCCCTTCCTGACTCACCCCACTATTCTCTATAGCCACCCTCTCAAAGACCCTAACCACCATACCCTCCCCCTCGTTCACCTACACCTCGCCCCCCACCACAAGCACCACTAAAACCAAAAAGTGTCACTTGCGATGACGCCTTTAACAGCGAAGTTGGgtgaaacataaaaaataaaagaaattagaaatAAAACCAACATCTCTTACCACCCCCAACTGAACCTTGCCGCCACCTACAACCAACATCTCTAACCACCCAGATCTTAAACATCTCCGAGCCGTGCATGAGGGTGCTGATGTCATCAACTTTAGAGCTCGCTTTGGAGATTACGACGAAGGAATTTGTTTTCCTGCGAGCCTTGAGTGAAGCTGAGGCCGTGAGAAGAACTCCGATGAACGGAGCCTACTTGGGAAATTCTTGTGTCTGTGTTTACTTATCGGTTTGTGTGTGTGCTTTATCTTTGTGTGGCTTGTGTGTGGTAGTTGCGTAGTCCATCAACGACAAGGCCTTGGAGTATTTTCGCACAACAATcgtagtttttagttttaattttttatgctagagtataaaggaaaaaaaagggataaTGGAAGTAAGAATGAGAGTGGAGATGAGATTGTGAGGGAATATGAGAGTGAAGGATGggagggaggagtaacaaaagtgaagacaaaaattaaaaactgaaatctattttaaattgttttcactttcaagtttttgtttttacttttgttactcctccctcccatcctctcctctctcatcCCCTCTCTCTATCTCATCCTCACTACCATTATCATTCTTATTTTACTCTATACTctagcccaaaaaaaaaaactaaaaaattaaaaactaaaattaaaatggttatcaaaccaactaattatattaattcaCTATGATAGTATAGCCTTAAAGAATtgtatttaatgaattaaaacATCAAGGCACGTAAGTTTCCATAGAGGACCGTGTCTCCATTGACATTGGACTCTTGTAAATATGCCAAAAGACTACAACTCTTCAAACCATTAATTTCTcgaatgaaataaataattctGATATATTCACATCCGAAATTCAAATAGTTGTTTTGCAAATCCAGTTATCACATACTACTAAAAAaagagtgtaagtggataaaattggagtgAGGAAATCATTACCCTATTAGAAAGTTAAGCATGACGGAGAAGTCTTTTCCACATGGAACTTAGAAAAATAGGTGGCTGGATGGAACTTTCCATGCATATTGCAATTGCTATATGTTCCTCGTCAAGGCTGCCGCGTCCAAGACTCCAACCAATTAACAAGtctttcttcatctttcttACCTCTTCTGTAAGTTAAGTTGTCGCTCTTCTGTATTTATAGGCACCAATATTTCTTGCATCCTTGCAATTCTTCTCAGTGATCACCCACATACAGCACGGTTTTGTACggggagagagatagagagagagagagatggagaggaaGATGGTGATTGTTTTTGGTTTAGTTGTATCAATGTTCTTGCAAAGTGTGGCAGCACAGAAAGTTCCCGTGACCTCACCACCTTCTGTGCCTACTACACCTTCTCTGGAATCAAACAACTCTAATCCAGAACCAGCACCACCACCTTCCTCCACTCAGCCCACTGGGAAGACCACTCCCCCCACTCCCCCTACTCCCCTCACTGGGAAGACCGCTCCACGGCCTGCACCGGCTTCTTCATCCGGGGCTGTTTTcgctagtttctttttctcgtCCTTGGCTCTTGTcatgggtttgttcttttgaaGACCTCAAGAGATGGaccaatttttattattatcttggggatccattaattttgatgtttagTATAATTTTTGATAGGAGATATAAGGGAACTATTATCCCTGATTTCTTCATATAATCAAATCGTGATGTTTCTTTGACTGCATTATCAATAAAGGAACTCCCTCTGTTGAAAATTCGATCTCTGCCATATTCAAGTATAATATAATTGCCTACTCAAATTAGCGTGATGAATTAATGTGTTGAGACCTGAATGATAATCCAATAGCAATCTAACCacatacatgtcaataatGGATTTTGCATTCATTTGAAACAGGCTAATACAAATACCAATCAAATGAAACATTCATAAGAATAGATTGGTTTTGCACATTCCGTAACAATTTGTCATACAAAGAGCTAGCATAATTCGTTCTTCAGTTTTCATTCGCTAACCTGTGGTacctaaaataacttttaatTTGCACATTGAATGCAATCCACATATGGTTTTGTCTAGCTTGATATAAAGGGGTACAACTCGAATCTTACATAACAACTCTCACAAATAGCACGCCCACCTTGTGTTCATAGCTCGCATATAACAGAGCTCgtgtgaaagagagagaaatggagaGCAAAATGGTGGTTGTTTTTGGTGTCTTTGTGGCCGTGTTTGTGCAATGTGTAGCAGCACAGACAGTGCATGTGGTGGGAGATAGCTTAGGTTGGACCATTCCACAATCTGGGCAACAATATGTCACTTGGGCATCTGCTAACAAGTTCGCTGTTGGTGATTTTCTCAGTAAGATTTCTCAAGTCTTCTAATTTACACCTACTGTCTTTGCCAGTAAATTGTTGAACTTGCAAAATATAGGTACATTAATAGGTATATTGTAAAAAACATTTACCTTATTGTAAATAATTTACCTTCTGCGtagtatttcactaatccgaACCAtctattcattcaaagatcatgtttataaaaaaataaaaaaaactaattgaatccgatatcatttgaccattcaatttaatttttgaaattttagtactttcttgaagcaccgtgtttattaattttgtaggacacaattagATGTCTAAACAGTTTCCactttgtctaattttttttgtaaggatgatctgtgaatgaagacctaaaaaatagatgctTTGGATAGTTGAAAAAACAATCgtagggtaccctaaagggtgtACCTTATTTGAGCGACACCCTTGTGGGGCCCACTCcacattgtatttcactaatccaaaccgtctattttttagataattattcaaagatcatctctacaaaaaaatcactcgaatccgatatcatttgaccactcaattgagttattgaaaatttagtactttcttgaagcaccgtgttcattgattttgtaggatacaattggatgtcgaaacggttttcgatttgtccacttttttgtaaggatgatctatgaatatagacttaaaaaatagatggtttagATTGTTGAAAAACAATTCGTAGGAGACCTcaaagggtgtccctcaatagaaggggatatatatatatacttatattatttttataggtacattatttattggatatataatttagggattttttttgggttcaaaatattttataaattgcCGATGGGTTAGAGGGAGTGCCAACCAAAAGAGATGAGGTGTTTGATATGCTATTACTAGGAAGAATAAATTGTGAATAAGATAGTTAAtgacatatttgaaaataaatatgaaggTAAATGGCATGTATTGTAATTTAGTTAATATTACTATGACAAATCTATCTTACATTGcaacttattttaaatttgggtTTTAAGTAAAGCTTTGAAAGTAGGTAGGTATATGTCTAAGATATAGTAGTTGTAAGGGCCTATATTGGAACAACCCTTTTTCTCACACTAGACGTTCCTTAATAGTTCTTCAGTTTTCAACTTCGCCACCAACGCACACGATGTACAACAAGTACCCAACAAGTTCTTCAGTTTTCAACAGAAGCTGGCCATCACCGTCTCAGCCGCCGCCCCTGGAGCCTCGCCCTCTGGACCAACTTctgcaccaccaccaccaccaccgcctACTACCCCTCCTACCACATCCATCACCGTCATCGAACGACCCTGTTGCTTGTGCTCCAGTCCCGCCATCGTCACCATCACCGTCCAAGGCTGGGGGGGGCCACCCGGGTCTTGCCCGCCCCCTGATAATTCTTCTTCACTAGCTGTTGTGGTGGGTTTCTCTTTGTCCTTCTTGTCCCTTGTCATCTTGGGTTTGTCCTTCTTGCCCAACACTGTAAGCTTCTACTGAAGCTTACACATTAACGAACACAACACTGTGAGCTTCTTTGTCGTTCTAGCCAAGAGGTGCCCAACCTTCATGAATTGGTGCTCATCATCGTGAATCCAGCGAAAGCGAGCTTGGAGATATGTTCATAGCTCGCGCATAACAGAGCTTGTGTAAAAGAGAGCACTGAGctcaaaacagaggaaaaacaattaaaaggGCATAAATTTAATTTCGGCAACACACTAAACCTGATATAAGGGTTTGAAAATCGTGGAATtttcaggtttttttttttaggaagAAGAATTTCTAGGTTTTGGTTGGTAACAAACTCATACATTGGACAACAAAACATGCAATGACTAGAATTCTTTAAAACAATCATATAAATTCTAAGTTAGACCGTTATAATTTCTAAGATATTTCTTAAATTAACCAATAATTTGTATTTCGGCATATTAAAGGTACGATTGAGGAAGGTCTTATCTTTCACAAGTCCACTGATTTTACTTTATGGAGTTTCTCCGATGCTGATTGGGCTAGTTCCGTCAATGATCGACGGTCGACCATTGGTGCTTGTATCTTTTTCGGGCATAATCTTCTCACATATGGACTGCTAAGAAACTATCTATTGTTTCTCGTTCTAGTACTGAAGCCGAACATCGCGCTCTTGCCCATACTGCCCTTGAAATCCGCTGGTTTGGGTTCTTGTTTCGTGAACTTGGCATTTGTCTTCGTTCAGCACCATGCATATATGTTGATAATCTTTCAGCCATCTATATGGCTGCCAACCCTATCTTCCATGCTCGCACTCGTCATATTGAGGTCGACTATCACTTTGTTCGTGAATTAGTTGCTTGATTTTAGCTTCACTTAGGAGATAAAAAGccgtcaattttttttactttttgaatAA includes the following:
- the LOC117621166 gene encoding methyl-CpG-binding domain-containing protein 11, producing MDSKVDEVSVELSAPPAWKKKFFPKKGGTPRKNEIVFISPTGEEINNRKQLEQYLKSHPGNPAISEFDWSTGETPRRSARISEKVKVAPAPESEPPKKRGRKSSGSKDNKMEAAGGEVDGTNEIQMKDAEVAEKRDAEAEKEKDAEAEKEKDADVENDDKKTQGEEKNEEKNVVTEDKAATEITENNKEEVPQAGEEQANGTCGKKQDETAAVTVEENGAAEKENVDAAAPDTEGEIKGNNDAAENGGKCNAEADEKIKTKDGEVVENGKAEQVVQADAPQNLQTPPLSS